A window of Methanolobus sediminis contains these coding sequences:
- a CDS encoding 4Fe-4S dicluster domain-containing protein has protein sequence MISNIERCYQCGQCTSVCPMGEQEQTYRIRRFLQMEKLGLESEESMITPFIFYCTTCYKCQDNCPQGVNLVDAVLAIREKAVHKGKMLEAHKKVGQMLINYGHAVPTNADAMEKRALLGLDERPPTVQASIEGLSEIKTLMRLTGFDNLVAESKVETIPENTTMVQQACFTQQQAAEEKA, from the coding sequence ATGATATCCAATATAGAACGCTGCTACCAATGTGGTCAATGTACATCTGTCTGTCCGATGGGAGAACAGGAACAAACTTACAGGATCCGCAGGTTCCTCCAGATGGAAAAGCTGGGTCTTGAAAGTGAAGAGAGTATGATCACTCCATTCATATTTTACTGTACCACCTGTTATAAATGCCAGGATAACTGCCCGCAGGGTGTGAATCTTGTGGATGCAGTTCTGGCTATCAGAGAAAAGGCCGTTCATAAAGGAAAGATGCTTGAGGCCCATAAAAAAGTAGGTCAGATGCTCATAAACTACGGCCATGCTGTACCAACCAACGCAGATGCCATGGAAAAAAGAGCATTACTAGGTCTTGATGAAAGGCCACCTACAGTACAGGCTTCAATTGAAGGCCTAAGTGAGATCAAGACTCTGATGAGACTTACAGGTTTTGATAATCTCGTTGCAGAATCCAAAGTTGAGACAATCCCTGAAAATACAACAATGGTGCAACAGGCATGCTTCACCCAGCAGCAGGCAGCTGAGGAGAAAGCATGA
- the gatE gene encoding Glu-tRNA(Gln) amidotransferase subunit GatE: protein MSDKFDYRELGLKCGLEIHQQLDSKCKLFCNCPTQIRNIEESNHEFFRYLRPTASEMGETDRAALEQSKLRRKYIYKAYDTTCLVENDDEPPTEVNREALGIALSITKLLNMVPVDQVHMMRKIVVDGSNTSGFQRTAFLAKDGHLDTSVGPVGVGVLCLEEEACQKIEDQGDSIIYSLDRLGIPLVEIGTDPDIISPQHAKETAQQIGMLLRSTGKVKRGLGTIRQDVNISIAKGARVELKGVQALDMIETIVEREVERQVNLIAMRDELLERNASVCDTIFDVTELFKETQSKVIKKTIKKGKVYAVLLRGFDGYVGREVQPGRRLGTEFSDRAKTSGVGGIFHTDELPAYGVSEEEVQAMRAEVGAEENDAVVMVADREERAWGAMESVIIRAKEALEGVPEETRRALPDGNNSYLRPLPGAARMYPETDVPQVNISKEYFESVEMPELLTERAKRFESEFGLHRELAEKIAYSTYLPLFEEIMGILGDNENVNATLVVRTLTGTLPELKRDGVEIDNLEDKHFIDVCTFIADGGVAKEAIDALLRALACEPELCAKDAAEKLGLGSIDLSDVESMVEAIINERQDFVKEKGMAAVGPLMGVVMAEVRGKVDGKTISEILKQKINKYINV from the coding sequence ATGAGTGACAAATTCGATTACAGAGAACTTGGCCTGAAATGCGGGCTTGAAATCCACCAGCAACTTGACTCAAAATGTAAGTTGTTCTGCAATTGCCCGACACAGATTAGAAACATAGAAGAATCAAACCATGAATTCTTCCGTTATCTCCGCCCAACAGCCAGTGAAATGGGAGAAACTGACAGGGCTGCCCTTGAACAGTCCAAGCTCAGACGTAAGTATATCTATAAGGCATACGACACGACCTGTCTTGTAGAGAATGATGATGAACCTCCAACAGAGGTCAACAGGGAAGCTCTGGGGATAGCTCTGAGTATCACTAAACTGCTGAACATGGTTCCTGTTGACCAGGTACACATGATGCGTAAAATAGTGGTTGACGGTTCCAACACATCCGGTTTCCAGAGAACAGCTTTCCTTGCAAAGGATGGACACCTTGACACTTCAGTCGGACCAGTAGGTGTCGGCGTGCTCTGTCTTGAGGAAGAGGCATGCCAGAAGATCGAAGACCAGGGAGATTCTATAATATACTCCCTTGATCGTCTTGGTATCCCACTTGTTGAGATTGGAACCGACCCTGATATAATCTCACCACAGCATGCAAAGGAAACTGCACAGCAGATCGGTATGCTGCTTCGTTCCACAGGAAAGGTCAAGCGTGGACTTGGAACCATACGTCAGGATGTAAACATTTCAATCGCAAAGGGTGCGCGTGTAGAACTGAAAGGTGTACAGGCACTCGATATGATAGAGACAATTGTAGAGCGTGAGGTCGAGCGCCAGGTCAATCTCATTGCAATGAGAGATGAACTGCTTGAGCGCAATGCATCCGTATGCGACACTATTTTCGATGTGACCGAGCTTTTCAAGGAAACACAGTCCAAGGTCATCAAAAAGACTATCAAGAAAGGCAAGGTCTATGCAGTCCTTCTTCGTGGATTTGATGGATATGTCGGCAGGGAAGTACAACCGGGAAGACGTCTTGGTACAGAATTCTCAGACCGTGCAAAAACATCAGGTGTTGGAGGAATATTCCACACGGATGAACTTCCTGCTTACGGTGTTTCCGAAGAGGAAGTACAGGCAATGCGTGCTGAAGTTGGTGCTGAAGAGAACGATGCTGTTGTAATGGTGGCTGACCGCGAGGAACGTGCATGGGGAGCTATGGAGAGTGTTATAATCCGTGCAAAGGAAGCTCTTGAAGGCGTTCCGGAGGAAACTCGCAGGGCACTTCCTGATGGAAATAACTCCTACCTCAGACCACTTCCGGGAGCAGCAAGGATGTATCCTGAAACCGATGTTCCACAGGTCAACATCTCAAAAGAATACTTCGAATCCGTTGAAATGCCTGAACTGCTTACAGAACGTGCAAAGCGTTTTGAGTCTGAGTTCGGACTTCACAGGGAACTTGCAGAGAAGATTGCTTATTCCACCTACCTCCCGCTCTTTGAAGAGATCATGGGAATCCTTGGTGACAATGAGAATGTCAACGCAACACTTGTTGTCAGAACACTTACCGGAACACTGCCAGAACTGAAACGTGACGGTGTTGAGATCGATAATCTTGAAGATAAACACTTCATTGATGTCTGTACCTTTATAGCAGATGGCGGAGTAGCAAAGGAAGCAATCGATGCTTTACTTCGTGCACTTGCATGTGAGCCTGAACTCTGTGCAAAGGATGCGGCTGAGAAGTTAGGTCTTGGAAGTATTGACCTGTCTGATGTCGAAAGCATGGTTGAGGCAATTATCAACGAACGTCAGGATTTCGTGAAGGAAAAAGGCATGGCTGCAGTTGGGCCTCTTATGGGAGTTGTCATGGCCGAGGTCAGAGGAAAAGTCGACGGCAAGACCATAAGCGAAATATTAAAACAAAAGATTAATAAATATATAAATGTATAA
- a CDS encoding TolB family protein — translation MYNIYLMWSLFTIQSRELINRELISRKIITRNLLLLSFLILFVSYASAAPIIESDVKLTNTTNANHPSWSPDGKKIVYAANQAIWIMNSDGSGQKKLYDGMAWEGEPVFNEDGSKIYFAAESKKAFSARYISIHVMNTDGSDGVKLTETADSRNPAVSPDGSRLVYASRESGNYDIWIMSPDGSDKERLTDASGDESSPAWSPDGNTIVYSAMGDLFSIDVNAVRPVQLTSDTYSNIEPSYSPDGNSIIYASNIGGDYDLWITSTDGSSHMKLTSDISDEKAPAWNPEGTKIAYTSNKDGEFNIWVITVKENSIELEEVEYDAPEVSEKVINNEYILKLRDYAANNPREFIGIVLLGSFLFVFLIVGTFLYKIS, via the coding sequence ATGTATAATATATATTTGATGTGGTCGCTTTTTACTATTCAGTCCCGGGAATTGATCAACAGGGAATTAATAAGCAGGAAGATCATAACTAGAAATCTTCTCCTGCTCTCTTTTTTGATATTGTTTGTCTCATATGCGTCAGCAGCTCCTATTATAGAGAGTGATGTAAAACTCACTAATACAACAAATGCCAACCATCCTTCATGGAGTCCTGATGGCAAGAAAATAGTGTATGCTGCTAACCAGGCAATATGGATTATGAACAGCGACGGTTCCGGGCAGAAGAAGCTCTATGATGGCATGGCATGGGAAGGAGAACCTGTCTTTAATGAAGATGGTTCAAAGATCTATTTTGCAGCCGAGAGCAAAAAGGCATTTTCCGCACGCTACATCAGTATCCATGTGATGAATACTGACGGCAGTGACGGTGTGAAACTTACTGAAACTGCAGATTCCCGAAACCCTGCTGTAAGTCCTGATGGAAGCAGGCTGGTATATGCTTCTAGGGAATCCGGTAACTATGACATATGGATCATGTCACCTGACGGATCAGATAAGGAAAGACTTACAGATGCCAGCGGTGATGAAAGCTCTCCTGCATGGAGCCCTGACGGGAACACTATTGTTTATTCCGCAATGGGGGACCTTTTTTCAATTGATGTTAATGCTGTCAGACCTGTACAACTTACAAGTGATACATATAGTAATATAGAACCGTCCTACAGCCCGGATGGAAACTCCATTATCTATGCATCCAATATTGGCGGAGATTATGACCTATGGATTACAAGTACTGATGGCAGTTCACATATGAAACTTACCAGTGACATTTCAGACGAGAAAGCTCCTGCATGGAATCCTGAAGGAACTAAAATCGCTTATACATCCAACAAGGATGGAGAATTCAACATCTGGGTAATAACCGTAAAGGAAAATAGTATTGAACTTGAGGAAGTTGAATATGATGCTCCAGAGGTCAGTGAAAAGGTCATCAACAATGAATATATCCTTAAACTGCGTGACTATGCAGCAAACAACCCCAGAGAGTTCATTGGTATAGTTCTTTTGGGATCATTCCTGTTTGTATTCCTTATAGTAGGTACATTCCTGTATAAGATCTCATAA
- the carA gene encoding glutamine-hydrolyzing carbamoyl-phosphate synthase small subunit has protein sequence MNAVLGLEDGTIIKGTGFGAEGIVSGELVFTTQYTGYEEALTDPSYKGQILMFTYPLIGNYGVSGNCMESDAVKAEGLVVREACPKPSHHLGKKTIYQLMEEEGKPGIAGVDTRMLTIKTREHGTMRAALINGSDDGEEAVRIARAQKSISDIDFISQVTCPKPFKLESPSRDPNNPLNVVLVDCGRKLSIERSLLARGMDVTVVPGNSSISTIESYDPDLLFISNGPGDPLQAQDAISAVKHFTGELPIVGICLGHQIMSLALGAETYKLKFGHRGANQPVKDLETGIVHITSQNHGFAVDGDSFEEAEVTVTQYNTNDKTVEGIAHKYLDMFSVQYHPDAHPGPLDSEKIFFEKVLKLAGGKK, from the coding sequence ATGAATGCAGTATTAGGATTAGAAGATGGGACAATTATAAAAGGCACCGGCTTCGGTGCTGAAGGTATCGTTTCCGGCGAACTTGTTTTCACAACTCAATATACTGGCTATGAGGAGGCTCTAACAGACCCTTCATATAAAGGCCAGATCCTTATGTTTACTTATCCTCTCATCGGGAATTACGGTGTCAGTGGCAACTGTATGGAGTCCGATGCTGTTAAGGCTGAAGGTCTTGTGGTCAGGGAGGCATGTCCCAAGCCATCTCACCACTTAGGAAAGAAGACTATCTATCAGCTTATGGAGGAAGAAGGCAAGCCCGGTATCGCAGGCGTGGACACACGTATGCTTACAATTAAAACACGAGAACATGGAACTATGCGTGCAGCCCTCATCAATGGCAGTGATGACGGTGAGGAGGCAGTAAGAATTGCCCGTGCACAAAAAAGCATTTCTGATATTGATTTTATTTCACAGGTAACCTGTCCTAAGCCTTTCAAGCTTGAAAGCCCAAGCAGGGATCCTAACAACCCGTTAAATGTAGTACTTGTTGACTGCGGTCGTAAGCTCAGTATTGAAAGGAGCCTTCTGGCAAGGGGTATGGATGTAACTGTAGTACCAGGAAACTCATCCATCTCAACCATAGAATCATATGACCCTGACCTCCTGTTCATATCGAACGGACCGGGAGACCCATTGCAGGCACAGGATGCAATTTCTGCAGTAAAGCACTTCACAGGTGAGCTGCCAATTGTAGGAATCTGCCTTGGTCACCAGATCATGTCCCTTGCGCTTGGAGCAGAGACATACAAGCTTAAGTTCGGACACAGGGGAGCAAACCAGCCTGTAAAGGACCTTGAGACCGGAATTGTACACATCACTTCCCAGAACCATGGTTTTGCAGTTGATGGTGACTCCTTTGAAGAGGCTGAAGTTACTGTGACACAGTATAATACTAATGACAAGACAGTGGAAGGTATAGCACACAAGTATCTGGATATGTTCAGCGTGCAGTACCATCCGGATGCACACCCCGGACCGCTTGATTCTGAAAAGATCTTCTTTGAAAAGGTTCTCAAACTTGCAGGAGGCAAGAAATAA